The segment GTGTGAAAGACACCAAGGCGCAGGAGGCAGCCGCAGGCCAATATTAATATGTAAGCtgagactaattaattatttataaattataattaattatcacttaattagaattaatcaaaattaatgccAAATGAGATGCACCGAATATGCAGCCAAAAGCAGTGCCGTCCTCgctgaaaattttttttttgaccgTTGATTTTGAGCTTGGGGAATCAAAGATCAACGGTTGACGAAGACCCGTGAAGGATGTATGATCTTTTGGACGGAAGAGATTTCACGAGTTTATTTGTGGCCCCACCACTTACAGGCCTACATATCCAACAGCTGAGCCGccgaacctttttttttaagtacacGTGATCCAAGCGCGTGTTTCATACCGGATGTTttttgataaagatgatttttaattaattcttgaATTGACCAATATTTggtcttttctttttgtttttttttttaaatttaatttcaattttagtgtgtggctggttttttttttcaattatattataatttaaatttataatttgttaggTGGCCAATGTTTTGATTGCAACAAAATTAGTTGAATGGGTTATAACTGATTTAGCACTAAATTGCATTGGTATATTCTGCTGAATTGTAGAATGTGTAATTATAACCCTAATTTCGAATAATCACTATTCATAAATTTCAGATAAGTAAAACACAAATGAGGATTACTTTAAACTCGatccaaatataaaattattaactcGAGATTGAATTCCACTCGTTTGATTAATGATGagtttgcaaaaaaaaaaaaactatcaaaaaattatgaaaaaaaagaaaaaataattagagagaagtaaaaagaaaaatcattattgGCAAATTTTTAGCTACTTATTGAGTCAAGATCATGACGGGGAATTATcctatttgaattcaactcaaataataattcaaatttgaataactCAGATCAAATTCATCTCTAATAACGGCTAATAAGAACCCTAATTTTCACAATTCAAGTAGCCAAAATCCCCTTGGtttcctactttttttttttttttttacccccaCAGCCTTATTTTATCCTTTAATAATagcataaatcaaaatttattaaaatcctTATTTGCTATTATAAAACAATTCAATTATTATCCAATATTTAATATTCCATTCTAATCCTAATTGAATTATCATCCAATATTTAATATTCCATTCTAAtccttatttaattattatcccATATCTAATATTTGATTCTAATCCTAATTCCTAACACAATACAAATGTAAGTATAAAGTTTATACAAAAtcgaaacaaaacaaaattttgaattatagttgtttaatatttttaatagaaaaatataaatatttagtgtttttgattaaaaaattaatttaatatttttaataaaaactgtataaattgttaaaaataatttaagcaataatcaatattaaattagagTGATTAAGGGGTGATTTGGTCCGAGCAAACTTGAGAGCATTGGCCCATGGGGTCCAGCATCGCTTTCTCTATTACCCGAATAGCCGCCAATACGCAATTCCCcatcaacaatttttaatttttaattttttatcccCAGAAGAAATATTTATTgcaaaaatttcagaaaaattttaatattcttatttGGATCCCGGCGgtttttctaataattataataataataataataatcttgtTTAATTGGAGATTACTCTGTGAGTCAATTACTTCAGCTTTTGACACAAAATGACACGTGGCGCATGAAATCTCATGATCAATCAATCCTAGAGGTGAGGTCAACATACCTCACATTACCCACTACAATATGTGacctaattttattgttcaatagGATTAGTTTCGACCTCGAttacttgaatttaaatttgatttctcatcaaagagtcaaatttaaactttcaaatttggttggctaaaattaaattaaaaattaaaatattttcaaaccaaattctagatttaatttattgatatcaaattaaatttgttaaatttaaaattaagttatgttTAGTTCAACTTAGATTGAATCCTACATTAATTACAAGTTGAATTAGGAAAATTTAtggaaatttcaaataattaaaatattaaagaaaattatttcataattttgaagaaataatcTCTAAGGGTAATGGGTTAAgtcaaaaaatgattaattcaGATTATAGAATTGTGCTCAAAACTAATTCAAGAGAATATAATGATAGATGATGTACAATTGcttttgaaattaagttttttttttttaagaaataataataataaaattattattattattatggagAAGTGCTTTTTCTATCAATGAAGCATAATGAATAATACAATAATGAGGTGTTGGAGAAGTGCTTTTTCCTCAAAAGCACTTATTAAAATGCTTAAAGTCTTCCCACTAAGCTATTTATGGAGTGTTCTTGTTGTTTGAAGCttctaaatcaaaattttaatattaattacccAATTCAAAGCTTGATGGAGGGGAGGGGCTTaagaaatataacatatattaataacGGGTGCAAACAccagtataaatattaatatattattatataattaaatattattttatttcaccAATCACATGATAGAAAATTTGGAAAGTTTAGCTAGCATGTTTGACAAGTGTAAAATGACAAGAAAAGGGTCAAATTGGggatgataaaattttgttttgtgcaTTTGTTGTCATCTTCTTGTTTGGTTTGgagataaaaagataattaagggtttgaattttttatttaatttattaacatagttatgataaaattacaataattaaatgatgacGTGGAAGTAATTAACTAGTCTTTGGAAGTGATTATGTGGAAGTTGGCTTGAACCACTATGAATCGTTGAAAATGAAATAACGGGATTGTATTGTGGGTGATGATTGTTTGGGGTTGGGGAAGATGGTGACGTGTCAATTTGGCAAACCATGGTTAAATACAAAAGCCAAACGAGGGCAATTTGCAAATTTGGGAAAACAACTAACGTGAAAAACGTTAATGGGTTGGTATTAAGAAAGCCAAAGGACTTGTTCTCACCCGAGGTTTTGACacattctcaaatttttatttttaatttttaaaaaatttaaatatttacttatcatttattttttgttatatttttaagttaattgtcaagataaaaatattattttcttaataatattaaaaaattataattattttattcttaagttttaaatactaacaattttactctagatttcactttttcaattttaaaaaataatttatttcttcaattcttagggtgcgtttggttgagggaatttattattaccttgataatctattttttattcccttgtttggtttgtcagtaataaaatattacagtaatcttctattaccaatgctgacgtgacaggtaatataagtggtaatctgattaccaccttcaccttaggtatttaaagattactggggtaatcttgagtttattatagaaaaattattatttattaattttttgagataaaaataaatttatttttaattaatatgataaataatataaaaaatatttaaaaataattatattcaaaggcatttaagtaaaataatttactagtaatcttttattatctttaaccaaacacaataattatttatacttatcaaattttatcaaacatagtaatcatttatacccagtaatcttataagtaatctatcttcaaggtaatctttctattttagtaatcaaacattacccaaaccaaacgctccCTTAAGGTTTTCTTTTCTACCCTCTCTGACCATTGTCTTTGTCTCCAGTGACTCTTTTTTCCTACCCTAAACTTTTATCGACACTTTCTCTCCCTCTTCGGTGGTATTTTCAACACTCGTatcatgattttttaattgaaaaacaagTTAGAGATTTGGATCTCTTGCTCATTTTTACAGTATCATCGACCCTCCTTCTGTGATCGATAATGTCGCATCGCAGAAGGAAGGAGAGGGTTGGTTCGTCTCCCCTCTCCTTTTCCAATTGGTTCGTAGGAACATGCAAAAGAGAGTTGGGTTTTTCCTTGCCTCGATTTCTCATATTTTCATTGGCAACACCAACTTTCTTCATTGGATTTCTTGGTCAACAACACCAGTTGTGCTTTGGACTTCTTCGTCGGTTGAAGATGAAGGGAGAAACCGTAAAAAATGAAGGGAGAAAATGGTGGAAGTTAGGGATGCAAGTGTGATATTTCTAAATTTAGGGGGTGgctaagatgaaaattttgagaaaactgGAAGATGAGTCTAGGAAATCTAGGTACaagggaaaatgtcatttttctaaaaaacGCACTCTTTCAGAAATTTTGGTTTTCCATGGGTATTAATAATAGATATTAACAAgattaaaatagtaatttataattaaattaactaaatttattaatattaactattgatggatagatatttaaatttttaaaaagctgAAGGTAGGGGTTTGGGAATGCGTCAAACCTTGGacgagaataagtcctttggcctattaagAATGCATAAAGTATGCAAGGACTCATCATTTTACTATTGAGTCAAGTTAAactaaagatatattaaaacaattaaattatatgttaatttattcGTATTCGTTATTATTAAAGGTGGATCAAGTCCGAATTAAGTTGAATAAAATCTATGATTCGATTttaatgaattgattttaaattagaactttgatttaataattcaattcgaaaCTAACTTGTTTCTTTattcaataatactatttatcttaggaaaaatgactattttccacccattttttagccctATCTTAATCGCATACTCACGTCtcatgaaaaacccaaacacccacccaaagtttaatctgtttacATTCACCCATATATTTTCAGTTAGATTAAGGAGcaaattcgttattttatcaataatattaaataattaaaattttattttattttcccccctttaatttgaaaaactaacatttatcccttgaattaagttttaaaaaattcacttttcctccTGAAATGCAGCCACTTTTTCCAGCGATGACGGAGAAGATTTCGTCCAAAGGTGGTCGACCTTTGGATGATGATCATCATCCAAGAAGGACGACTGTCGTCCAGATCTTTGGATGAAGAATAGTCATCCAaatggacgacgaagcgtcgtccagtcTGGACGATGTTTCGTCGTCTATTCTGGACGATgctcgtcactctccctccagccaAGTCGTCGTCAGTGGCTggagggaaagtgaaaaaaaaatgagggattttggggggtgaaagtcacttttcaaagttcaaggaTGGggataaaagttaatttttaaaatcggagggaaaaatacgataaaattatataactgaaatataaacagtaaaataatggttttatccCTCTATTTAACGGAGAATTTAACAGCGGTTTAGagatgagtgagtatttgaatttttcatctgacatgaatatacttttgagatagcgctaaaaaatgggtggaaaatagtccttttccctttatctTATCGCTGGTATTATTCAATCTTCTGACTATATTAATtacctatttatatatgcatTACCATTAAAAGATGTATCATGTtccacataaataaaaattttacaataataatttattaaagatgTGTAGAGCGGTaatgttaaattgatttaaaatgacaaaaagaatTTTACTATTGAAAAGGTCAGCTCTTGTCTTGGTGTCCGCATCTCTCGGTTTGTCTGACGATGAGAAGGAACTGGGTTTCCGCCTTCTATTCCTGCGCTGAAGCTTACACCTAAATTTGCAGCCTTCGGTTAAGCGTAATTCGCGCTCTTTTTATCTAAACCCAAAccactatttttctttcttcttcttcattttattcatttccattcgtttcttttctttctaaacAATTATCTTCTCTCTGCATTAATGTTTTTTCTTCAGGTACGTACGTATATGTAACTTCAACACCACTCTCTCTTCTTGTTCCTTCATTTTTTCCTACCATGTCTTTTCTTGCTTTCAATGGAGGATCCTGCATGAGTGATTATCCTTGATTTTAAGTTATTTTCCATCAGATTTTTGGCATTTAATTGTTTTGTCGgtttcttataatttaaaatacacTAAAAATTGTCTGGTTAATTTTCACGTTCTGTAAAATTATAATCTTGCATTCATGGCAACAAGGAGTAGAACAACAACTCAATGGAAGGAGAAGAGTACTTCACCTGCCACATCAAATCCAACCAGAACTAGCCGGCAACCCACCGGTATCTCCACCTCCACCCGCAACGCCACCTCCAAACCCTccattgataaagaaaaaacaaagccTGAGAAACCTATCCCCCACTATCTCAAGTCTACCGCTTCCTCACGCAATGAATCTTTTAAGTCTGTTAAGAAAAATAACACCCAAGAACAGGATGATCAGAAGCTTCTCAGGAGAAGATCTTTTGACATCAGGCAGcttgcttcatcttcttccaaaACCCAGAAAGAACTCGTCTCTCCAGCTCGTCGAGAGAGCATAGGGCCAGTGGTTCGTGAGTCGAAATTTACTAGAACAAACTCTGCTACCCCAAAAATGGGGTTGGATAGTCGGAATTCGACTTCATCCAGAACGGCCAAAGGCGGCGCTGCTGCGAAATCTCAACCACTTCGTTCAAGAAGAGTTAAGAAGAGCGCAGCCGCAGCTAAAAGCAATGTGTCTCCTTCCGTGGATGAACATGCAAGtagtaaagaagaaaataaggaatCTGGGGTTCATGAAGTTGAAGAGAAGGATAATGCTGAGAGAGAGGTGGGTGTGCTTGTGGATGATAATAAACCTGGAGATACTGAAGCTAAAAACAATGAAGAGGATGATGAAGACAAGTCTTATCATGACATTTCTACAGTTTCAGAATCTGAAAATCTGGTTCAACCTGAAGCAGCAGCTTCTGAAATTGAAGAAACGGCgaaggaagaagagaaagcaGATGAAGTGGGTGATGTTCCAGGACAAGAAACATCAAAAGAAGAAGCAAGAGAGGTGGAAGAAAGTACGGTTTTTCCGGAAGAGAATGCTGTTACTGAAAACGTTGAAGATCAGAAAGTAGTAGATGACAAGAATAATGAGACTGAGAAAAGTAATACAAGTGAAGAAGCTGCTGGAGATCAACAGAAGGAGCAGCAAGGTGAAGAAGAACAACAAGTACAGGAGGGAAATGATGATCATGACGATCATGatgatgaaaaaacaaaaacaaagcaagAGAAAGCTCCAGCAAATTTGGTGAATACATTAAAGAGACAGGAACAGGGACAAGGGAAGAGGGAATCACCACCTGCATACAATGATGTCATTGAAGAGACTGCAAGTAAGTTACTGGAGAAGAAGAATAACAAAGTGAAGGCACTAGTGGGGGCATTTCAGACTGTGATTGATTACGAGTCTGCATCAACAccaaaatgaagcaaaaaacaaaaacacaaagtAAAAATTATGAAGTCCATTacagaattttttgtttttgtttttatacaaGTATTGAGCATCATTGCAATCAGtttgtgttgaaattgttgCATAAACTGCATCAAGTTTCTACTGtaactctttctttctctcttttttctttaggGTTCAAAGCTTAGCCTGATCAGAATCATATTAGAACCGATAATCCCACATTAGTGTTGGAGTCGGCAACCAGTTCGAACATCTTTAAGGGGCAAAGGGGCAATGTAGACGCAAACGGGTTTCATTACCCGGTTAGTGGATAGGGGCTCCATTCTCCATGATACGGGCAGGGTCTTTAAGCGAGTTGTGCTTAATTCATAGAatgtcaattttaaaatttcttttataaataaaatctgtcttagaaataaaaattataaaatataaatacattattattttatatgggtgatataataatttattaaaaaatatattcattatatctGGAGgtgatgaaatattaaaataatattgaatttgcTAAAAGTAATATGCTTTGGGTCAACTTGTGTGCATTCTTTTACTCTattgtttgtttgtatttatttgttttattgttttcacaCACTCTAATTCTTTCAACTAAATATTGAATGACTACTTCAACAAACAAAGCTAGTCAAATTTCATGTCTAATTTAGGATGGGATTCAATCCTAGTGGTTGTTTGGCTCTATTTGAACCATTTCATTGTGTTAATATCACAACATCAGAGTTCATCTtgccaacaattttttttctttttttaagatattttttttctctaatgatTCTAATGAGCTAAACTCCATATTTAGTTGACCGTTTTGGCTTTGACTCGAACTTGAATGGACCCTTATTCAATTTCGACTTAACTCGAATCTCCCAAGTCCAACATTTGACCTCCTTTACTGTATACAAAACTCATATTTCAATtagaggccaaaggacttatgcccacccaaaatttgatgCATTCCAAAATTCTCacttatgagattttaaaaactcaaacacttacttaTAAGTCATTAACCTTAACCAAAATAATTAgttataaaaggtaaaattatcattttattattaaaccctaaaattttaagagttcatgggtatttatgtttttttatcctactttgagatattttcagttttaaatgtGTAGGTtgaaatatatgtgtgtgtgtgttatatacaaagtaattacaaaagaaaaacaaagatatatatataaagagaaaagtgaaaaaaaaaagacaattctacctttttctatcatcttctccACCTTTTCCAGAAAgcagccttcttcatgcttgttttctttgtttttagaaggaaagtggatgatttaaaggatttgaaagaaaagtaaggaaagaaaagaagaagaaacacttttggagtattggtaaccaaaaaatctctttctttttcccttttcctatgtttatatatattggatgcatgttatataaagatgttagtgtgttttggtgttgatttaaggtgggtttggtgatcaaagaagaaagacaaaaagGAGGGAGCCAATTTAGCgaagattggcttgaaataaaataaggggtattatctttaatatgttttatgttttatgttttatgtttttggttttttgaatctatgttataaatgatgattttgaagttgagaaatgttgttttgccatttggggtatttatgtgtgtgattttgt is part of the Mangifera indica cultivar Alphonso chromosome 13, CATAS_Mindica_2.1, whole genome shotgun sequence genome and harbors:
- the LOC123194210 gene encoding uncharacterized abhydrolase domain-containing protein DDB_G0269086; this encodes MATRSRTTTQWKEKSTSPATSNPTRTSRQPTGISTSTRNATSKPSIDKEKTKPEKPIPHYLKSTASSRNESFKSVKKNNTQEQDDQKLLRRRSFDIRQLASSSSKTQKELVSPARRESIGPVVRESKFTRTNSATPKMGLDSRNSTSSRTAKGGAAAKSQPLRSRRVKKSAAAAKSNVSPSVDEHASSKEENKESGVHEVEEKDNAEREVGVLVDDNKPGDTEAKNNEEDDEDKSYHDISTVSESENLVQPEAAASEIEETAKEEEKADEVGDVPGQETSKEEAREVEESTVFPEENAVTENVEDQKVVDDKNNETEKSNTSEEAAGDQQKEQQGEEEQQVQEGNDDHDDHDDEKTKTKQEKAPANLVNTLKRQEQGQGKRESPPAYNDVIEETASKLLEKKNNKVKALVGAFQTVIDYESASTPK